A region of Paenibacillus thiaminolyticus DNA encodes the following proteins:
- a CDS encoding deoxycytidylate deaminase — translation MTTSVRKDWDTYFMDIAYMVSTRSRCPRRHVGAVLVQGKKLLGTAYNGAPMGVPDCSEAGCMIVEQYEKIVADGEEQMVKKERCIRTIHAEQNLLLFTDRIDREGSTVYVTDEPCWTCANMLANSGVTEIVYHRPYPKDSEKVAAMMKQKGIAFRTLASYQPPQETIMDTTN, via the coding sequence ATGACAACAAGTGTACGCAAAGATTGGGACACCTACTTCATGGATATCGCCTATATGGTGTCTACACGTTCACGCTGTCCTAGGCGGCATGTCGGCGCTGTGCTGGTGCAGGGCAAGAAGCTTCTCGGAACGGCCTATAACGGAGCGCCGATGGGCGTGCCGGATTGCAGCGAAGCCGGATGCATGATTGTGGAGCAGTATGAGAAGATCGTCGCTGACGGCGAGGAGCAGATGGTGAAGAAGGAACGGTGCATCCGTACCATTCATGCAGAGCAGAATCTGCTGCTGTTCACGGATCGGATCGACAGAGAGGGCTCTACGGTGTACGTAACGGACGAGCCGTGCTGGACCTGCGCCAATATGCTGGCGAACAGCGGCGTGACGGAGATCGTCTACCACCGCCCTTATCCGAAGGATAGCGAGAAGGTAGCGGCGATGATGAAGCAGAAGGGAATTGCGTTCCGGACGCTGGCCTCCTATCAGCCGCCGCAGGAAACGATAATGGATACGACAAATTAA
- a CDS encoding ComEC/Rec2 family competence protein yields MLSRRPIVAVAGCFVIGIHAAASLSAVHAVLAVAGLLLLLPLGCALRWCSVRQAALYGAALLCSASLYIVTEHRNASRWTMPADASPSQPAAEGSWDGYILSPAERDGDRVQFQFRALSWQPNEGTEPEPVDEKLLVQIRLSSPSELDTVERWKRGQAIRLHGQLSAPGEASNFGAFSYREYLRPQRIHWIIQVAGAEQAVMIDRLSRNGYQRAEQAVHQALARVDRVRGALLELMERLYKQPHSGYMQGLVLGSRTELDPETYRQFSELGLTHVLAISGLHVGVFAGALLGLLRLLRLSKEKGMSIVQCCLPVYMLLTGAAPSVIRAGLMSMLALYCLRKGWLKDGLHILALVLVAMLLWDPYYALQIGFQLSFAVTAGLIIGVPRVMRLLPDWPPWLSSSAGVTLVAQAVSFPLTVYYFHQFSILSFAANFLLVPFISLGVLPAGTLSLLAGLLYEPAARPLAWIVAQMNELTFRIVEWLAAIEGTSFIWPQLPLWWIGAYYGSLCLVFASWRRTAEGGSSSLRSREATEDGDTQPLGSFVEVRPSSPGIRRIGFVLASVPLVAVLVWGYGDGLGRDALVSFIDVGQGDSILIRTASGKHVLVDGGGTAAFRRPGDQWRERRVPFEIGGKVIVPLLKQRGVRQLDAVMLTHADQDHAGGLLAVLRHLPVSRFITNGTWKSSATMTALYRTALEKRIPISGGQAGNSWMVDEWTRIDVLYPIMDSEAGLLPDEENQNRASLVLLLTLTHPRSEARATMLLAGDVEAGGERRMLAGAAGPDRLPPVDVYKVAHHGSRTSSTPEWVEAIRPAAGVISLGRNNRYGHPHPNVLATLERARVHVLRTDWDGEIQFRLTAQGLKVRTKRDRIVP; encoded by the coding sequence TTGCTGTCGCGCAGACCGATTGTTGCCGTGGCCGGCTGCTTCGTCATCGGGATTCACGCCGCGGCTTCATTATCCGCTGTTCACGCCGTACTGGCCGTGGCGGGACTGCTGCTGCTGCTTCCGCTAGGATGCGCGCTTCGCTGGTGCAGCGTGAGGCAGGCAGCACTATATGGAGCGGCGCTTCTATGTTCGGCATCGCTATACATTGTAACGGAACACCGCAACGCCAGCCGCTGGACGATGCCTGCCGATGCTAGCCCTAGCCAGCCGGCCGCAGAGGGAAGCTGGGACGGATATATCCTGTCTCCGGCGGAGCGTGACGGGGACCGGGTGCAGTTCCAATTCCGGGCCCTCTCATGGCAGCCGAACGAAGGAACTGAGCCGGAGCCCGTGGACGAGAAGCTGCTTGTCCAGATCCGCCTCTCGTCGCCATCGGAGCTGGATACGGTCGAACGGTGGAAGCGAGGTCAGGCCATACGCCTGCATGGCCAGCTGTCTGCGCCGGGAGAGGCGTCGAACTTCGGGGCGTTCAGCTATCGGGAATATCTTCGGCCGCAGCGCATTCATTGGATTATCCAGGTTGCAGGAGCGGAGCAGGCCGTCATGATTGACCGGTTGAGCCGGAACGGATACCAGCGGGCGGAACAGGCCGTGCACCAGGCGCTTGCCCGGGTCGACCGGGTTCGCGGCGCGCTGCTGGAGCTGATGGAGCGGCTGTATAAGCAGCCGCATAGCGGATATATGCAAGGGCTGGTACTTGGAAGCCGGACGGAATTGGATCCGGAAACATACCGCCAGTTCTCGGAGCTAGGTCTGACGCATGTGCTGGCCATCTCGGGACTTCATGTCGGCGTCTTCGCGGGGGCGCTGCTCGGCCTGCTCCGGCTGCTCCGCTTATCGAAGGAAAAAGGGATGTCGATCGTTCAATGCTGCCTCCCGGTGTATATGCTGCTCACGGGAGCGGCTCCTTCGGTGATCCGGGCCGGATTGATGTCGATGCTTGCCTTGTACTGCTTGCGCAAGGGCTGGCTGAAGGACGGACTCCACATCTTGGCCCTCGTCCTGGTGGCGATGCTGCTGTGGGACCCGTATTATGCGCTTCAGATCGGCTTTCAGCTATCGTTCGCCGTGACCGCCGGCTTGATTATCGGGGTGCCCCGTGTCATGCGGCTGCTGCCGGACTGGCCGCCGTGGCTGTCCTCTTCCGCCGGCGTGACCTTGGTCGCCCAGGCCGTATCTTTTCCGTTGACCGTCTATTATTTCCATCAATTTTCGATCTTGTCGTTCGCGGCCAACTTCCTCCTCGTCCCGTTCATCAGTCTCGGCGTGCTCCCTGCAGGAACGCTCTCGCTCCTCGCAGGCCTTCTCTATGAGCCGGCGGCCCGGCCGCTAGCCTGGATCGTGGCGCAGATGAACGAGCTGACGTTCCGGATCGTCGAATGGCTGGCAGCCATCGAAGGCACGAGCTTCATTTGGCCGCAGCTCCCGCTATGGTGGATTGGGGCCTACTACGGGAGTCTCTGTCTCGTCTTCGCTTCATGGCGCCGGACGGCTGAAGGCGGAAGCTCCTCGCTGCGGAGCAGGGAGGCGACAGAGGATGGCGATACACAGCCGCTCGGATCATTCGTGGAGGTGCGCCCCTCTTCACCGGGGATCCGCCGCATCGGCTTCGTCTTGGCATCTGTTCCGCTCGTTGCGGTTCTTGTGTGGGGCTATGGGGATGGCCTCGGGAGGGATGCGCTGGTCAGCTTCATTGATGTCGGCCAAGGCGACAGTATTTTGATTCGTACGGCTTCCGGCAAGCATGTGCTGGTTGACGGAGGAGGGACGGCAGCATTCCGCAGGCCGGGGGATCAGTGGAGGGAACGCCGCGTGCCGTTCGAGATCGGCGGGAAGGTGATCGTCCCCTTGTTGAAGCAGCGGGGCGTACGGCAGCTGGACGCGGTCATGCTGACGCATGCGGATCAAGATCATGCCGGCGGACTCTTGGCGGTTCTGCGGCATCTGCCGGTAAGCCGCTTCATTACGAACGGCACGTGGAAGTCCTCGGCGACGATGACTGCGCTCTACCGGACGGCTCTGGAGAAGCGGATCCCGATTAGCGGCGGGCAGGCAGGCAATTCGTGGATGGTCGACGAATGGACCCGGATAGATGTCCTCTATCCGATCATGGATAGCGAAGCGGGTCTCCTCCCGGACGAGGAGAATCAAAATCGCGCCTCCCTCGTCTTGCTACTGACGTTGACCCATCCGCGAAGCGAGGCGCGGGCGACGATGCTGCTGGCGGGGGATGTGGAAGCCGGCGGAGAACGGCGCATGCTGGCCGGCGCCGCAGGCCCAGATCGGCTGCCGCCCGTCGATGTATACAAGGTGGCGCATCACGGAAGCCGGACATCATCCACCCCGGAATGGGTAGAAGCGATTCGGCCGGCGGCAGGCGTTATCTCGCTCGGACGCAATAACCGTTACGGGCATCCGCATCCGAACGTGCTGGCCACGCTGGAGCGGGCGCGGGTGCATGTGCTGCGGACCGATTGGGACGGGGAGATCCAGTTCAGGCTGACGGCGCAGGGTTTGAAGGTGCGGACAAAGCGTGATAGGATAGTTCCATAG
- a CDS encoding RNA polymerase sigma factor has translation MDSGLIRAAQSGDRDALITLLREIEQYVYRTAYYILNNEQDALDASQEALIRIYSKIESYEEKAQFKTWVQRIVTNICIDKFRRNRPTVSIDEHDLVFVGEESVEKEVMSAYVAQDIREAIDRLPEHHRAVVVLRYLQDFSYNEIAESLNLPLNTVKSYLFRARQQLQTMLQDYEKGGVRG, from the coding sequence GTGGATTCGGGACTAATACGAGCCGCTCAATCCGGCGATCGCGACGCTTTAATCACTCTTTTGCGGGAAATAGAACAATATGTGTATCGGACAGCTTATTATATTCTCAATAATGAGCAGGATGCACTGGACGCGTCCCAAGAAGCCTTAATTCGGATTTATTCCAAAATTGAATCTTATGAGGAAAAAGCTCAGTTCAAAACATGGGTGCAGCGGATTGTAACGAATATTTGCATTGACAAGTTCCGTCGCAATCGCCCGACTGTCTCGATTGATGAGCATGACCTCGTATTTGTCGGGGAAGAAAGTGTAGAGAAGGAAGTAATGTCCGCATACGTGGCTCAGGACATACGTGAGGCAATAGATCGGCTGCCTGAACATCATCGTGCGGTCGTCGTTCTGCGATATCTGCAAGATTTCTCATACAACGAGATTGCGGAGAGCTTGAATTTGCCGTTGAACACGGTTAAATCCTATCTATTTCGCGCCCGGCAACAACTGCAGACGATGCTGCAAGATTATGAGAAAGGTGGTGTACGAGGATGA
- a CDS encoding anti-sigma factor family protein, with product MNCAEVMELKQRSLDGELKQSEESLLTEHIRRCPACAEMAERLENIHQELVQLPKVAPPYSLVDAILPSLQQIDKQQAAAAGASPSPASGSMERQGSDVTESRKPEQKPQVVTAVQKWYSKRQWRAAGAVVAAGLVFGLFMVMFKPPTATEQAGDFAELMQSAQESGAPPGSSQSLRSNQPDGKPVPQEGSAGMDNEGSVSYKDQQQDAQPSGDAEQKSEDAQDTAPPKPAADDRAADRQQSKGEKPDQDRKPVASPAEKQEKTGNQDKKAEEPAAGKENTGTEQDEPQDSKVPPSIAAVPGHETPENGSSADAGSMGLADKELERHSLFAASKEATSPDGKWMVVWENGQLMLYGVTDTEQTKLQTLAFADRPEELIWSSDSSRLEVKVRTADGQRQIQYDVSSNGLTEAAAEEAAKKEPIVVPGTTKPAT from the coding sequence ATGAACTGTGCAGAGGTGATGGAACTGAAGCAACGCAGCTTGGACGGTGAGTTGAAGCAGTCGGAAGAGAGCCTGCTGACAGAGCATATCCGCCGATGCCCCGCCTGCGCCGAGATGGCAGAACGGTTAGAGAACATTCATCAAGAACTGGTTCAGCTGCCGAAGGTCGCTCCGCCTTACAGCTTAGTGGATGCGATACTGCCTTCATTGCAGCAGATAGATAAGCAGCAGGCCGCAGCCGCTGGCGCATCGCCTTCTCCGGCTTCGGGTTCCATGGAGCGGCAGGGAAGCGATGTGACGGAATCTCGCAAGCCGGAGCAGAAGCCGCAGGTTGTAACGGCGGTTCAGAAATGGTATAGCAAGCGGCAATGGCGTGCTGCAGGTGCAGTGGTGGCCGCAGGTCTCGTCTTCGGATTATTCATGGTGATGTTCAAGCCGCCGACCGCAACGGAACAGGCAGGCGACTTCGCGGAATTGATGCAGTCGGCGCAGGAGTCTGGCGCCCCACCGGGTTCGAGCCAATCTCTCCGGAGCAATCAACCGGACGGGAAGCCGGTGCCGCAGGAAGGCAGTGCCGGAATGGACAACGAAGGCAGTGTATCTTACAAGGATCAACAACAGGATGCCCAACCGTCAGGCGACGCTGAACAGAAGAGCGAGGATGCGCAGGATACGGCGCCGCCGAAGCCAGCGGCAGACGACCGTGCAGCAGACCGGCAGCAGAGCAAGGGGGAGAAACCGGATCAGGATCGGAAGCCGGTGGCATCGCCTGCTGAGAAGCAAGAGAAGACAGGCAATCAAGACAAGAAGGCCGAGGAGCCGGCGGCCGGCAAGGAGAATACCGGTACGGAGCAAGACGAACCGCAGGACAGCAAGGTGCCGCCATCCATTGCTGCCGTTCCGGGACATGAAACCCCTGAGAACGGTTCAAGCGCCGATGCCGGGAGCATGGGGTTGGCGGATAAGGAGCTCGAGCGTCATTCTCTGTTCGCGGCGTCGAAGGAAGCGACATCGCCGGACGGTAAATGGATGGTCGTATGGGAGAATGGCCAGCTCATGTTGTACGGTGTCACCGACACGGAACAGACGAAGCTGCAGACGCTGGCATTCGCCGACAGACCGGAGGAGCTGATCTGGTCATCGGACAGCAGCCGGCTGGAGGTGAAGGTGCGGACGGCGGACGGCCAGCGGCAGATCCAATACGATGTATCTTCGAACGGACTGACGGAAGCGGCTGCCGAGGAGGCCGCTAAGAAGGAGCCTATCGTGGTTCCTGGCACGACCAAGCCGGCCACGTAG
- the holA gene encoding DNA polymerase III subunit delta, translating to MDIKAAIKEIQRGQPRPIYVLYGTEKYRMQEFVTFLLEHAFEPENRELAVMKMDTSEAPIEAVIEEAETLPFLVPRKCILVKDQSIFASGKDKMEHRTERLLEYMEQPMETSIIVFLVQADKLDERKKTVKTAKAKAAVLAFQPLGAEELAQWVKRETDKHRCSIGEEAVTALLNAVGTNLQALAGEIEKCCLFAGEGGVIDTATIEGLIAKNTEQNVFQLVEDVVRHRAGKALATLHELLKQKEEPIKIMALIVRQLRIMLQVKELTNQSFTQQQAASQLGIHPYAAKMAAEQARAYGTDVLAGWLAEAAELDYEMKSGRVDKTLGLEMFIMRMAAGSKRSGTAASR from the coding sequence TTGGATATAAAAGCGGCGATTAAAGAAATCCAGCGCGGGCAGCCGCGCCCGATATATGTACTGTATGGTACGGAAAAATACAGAATGCAGGAGTTCGTTACCTTTTTACTGGAGCATGCCTTCGAGCCCGAGAACCGGGAATTGGCGGTAATGAAGATGGACACGTCCGAAGCTCCGATCGAGGCCGTAATTGAGGAAGCGGAGACGCTGCCGTTTCTTGTGCCCCGCAAGTGCATCCTGGTCAAGGATCAATCGATTTTTGCCTCCGGCAAAGACAAAATGGAGCATCGTACCGAGCGGCTGCTTGAATATATGGAACAGCCGATGGAGACAAGCATCATCGTCTTCCTGGTGCAGGCGGACAAGCTGGATGAGCGCAAGAAGACGGTCAAGACGGCCAAGGCGAAGGCTGCGGTGCTTGCCTTTCAGCCGTTAGGGGCCGAGGAGCTGGCACAGTGGGTGAAGCGGGAGACGGACAAGCATCGCTGCTCCATCGGGGAGGAAGCGGTAACGGCTCTGTTGAATGCAGTAGGAACGAATCTGCAAGCGCTGGCGGGCGAGATTGAGAAATGCTGCTTGTTCGCCGGGGAAGGCGGCGTCATTGATACGGCGACGATCGAAGGGCTCATCGCCAAAAACACGGAGCAGAACGTATTTCAATTGGTCGAGGATGTCGTCCGCCATCGCGCGGGCAAGGCATTGGCGACCCTGCACGAGCTGCTGAAGCAGAAGGAGGAGCCGATTAAGATTATGGCGCTCATCGTCAGGCAGCTTCGGATTATGCTTCAGGTTAAGGAGCTGACGAATCAGAGCTTCACGCAGCAACAGGCGGCCTCTCAGCTCGGAATCCATCCTTATGCGGCGAAGATGGCGGCTGAACAGGCGCGCGCCTACGGAACCGATGTATTGGCCGGTTGGCTGGCCGAAGCGGCGGAGCTCGATTATGAGATGAAGTCGGGGCGGGTGGACAAGACGCTCGGTCTGGAGATGTTCATCATGCGGATGGCAGCGGGCAGCAAGCGGAGCGGAACGGCCGCTTCCCGCTAG
- the rpsT gene encoding 30S ribosomal protein S20 yields the protein MPNIKSAVKRVKTNDKRRLLNASQKSALRTAVKAADAALANNEADNAKGAVALASKKLDKAVTKGLIHKNAAARKKSRLAQKLNALLAQA from the coding sequence ATGCCTAACATTAAATCCGCTGTGAAACGCGTAAAAACGAACGACAAGCGCCGTCTGTTGAACGCTTCTCAGAAGTCTGCACTTCGTACGGCTGTCAAAGCAGCTGACGCTGCATTGGCTAACAATGAAGCGGACAACGCCAAAGGAGCTGTCGCTCTGGCTTCGAAAAAATTGGACAAAGCCGTTACAAAAGGCTTGATCCACAAAAATGCGGCTGCCCGCAAGAAGTCCCGCTTGGCACAAAAATTGAACGCTCTGCTTGCGCAAGCGTAA
- the gpr gene encoding GPR endopeptidase, with translation MSADLRNYSVRTDLALESREMASPDQAVSIPGVEEHVEEDRGVKITRIHVQTEEGSRAIGRMPGRYITFEVPGLRRKDSDLQDRVATSFAQLFASFLEEIGIGTSAKVLIVGLGNWNVTPDALGPLVVENVLVTRHYFEIMPDQVSPGYREVSAVAPGVLGVTGIESSDIVQGIVDRIRPDLIIAIDALASKALERVNTTIQIADIGIHPGSGIGNKRRGLTREILGVPCIAIGVPTVCYASTIVNNTFEMMREHFKQETNQTRQILGILDEIGEQDRLMLVKEVLEPLGHDLIVTPKEVDEFMEDMANIIASGLNAALHEAVDSSNVSAYTH, from the coding sequence ATGTCGGCGGATTTGCGCAATTATTCGGTTCGTACCGATTTAGCTTTGGAATCCAGGGAGATGGCATCCCCTGATCAGGCAGTGTCCATACCAGGTGTGGAGGAGCATGTCGAGGAGGATCGCGGCGTCAAAATAACGCGGATTCACGTGCAGACAGAGGAAGGATCGCGTGCGATCGGCCGCATGCCGGGGCGCTACATTACGTTCGAGGTGCCGGGCTTGCGGCGCAAAGATTCCGACCTCCAGGATCGCGTCGCTACATCGTTCGCGCAGCTGTTCGCTTCTTTTCTCGAAGAAATCGGGATCGGGACTTCCGCCAAAGTGCTTATCGTCGGCCTGGGGAACTGGAATGTGACACCCGATGCGCTCGGGCCGCTCGTCGTCGAGAATGTGCTGGTCACCCGCCATTACTTCGAGATTATGCCGGATCAGGTCAGCCCCGGCTATCGGGAGGTCAGCGCTGTTGCCCCAGGCGTGCTCGGCGTGACGGGGATCGAGTCAAGCGATATTGTGCAAGGCATCGTCGATCGAATCCGCCCCGATCTCATCATCGCGATCGACGCCCTCGCCTCCAAGGCGCTGGAGCGTGTCAATACGACGATCCAGATTGCCGATATCGGGATTCATCCCGGTTCCGGTATCGGCAACAAGCGGCGCGGGCTGACCCGGGAGATTCTCGGGGTGCCGTGCATCGCCATCGGCGTGCCGACCGTATGCTATGCTTCGACCATCGTCAACAACACGTTCGAAATGATGCGGGAGCACTTCAAGCAGGAGACGAACCAGACCCGGCAGATTCTCGGCATTCTCGATGAGATCGGCGAGCAGGACCGCCTGATGCTGGTAAAAGAAGTGCTGGAGCCGCTTGGCCATGATCTGATCGTAACGCCGAAGGAAGTCGACGAGTTCATGGAGGATATGGCCAACATTATTGCCAGCGGCCTGAACGCGGCGCTGCACGAAGCGGTCGACAGCAGCAACGTGTCCGCCTATACGCACTGA
- a CDS encoding M23 family metallopeptidase, whose amino-acid sequence MKKRSLAVCMLAFLSVTAMSGCAGNTGSQKENPAEEAGIVKEKEPDSGENRKAHEQPQQKTEGLETQVQEALNGDDVSGWIAAHEGSKLYEHFSPEFQEKVTAEDIDKLLRRAWKKGETPVQISRLAANGTDTYVWSSEDGKMYLTAILHEGRIHGLLLLPSDPRATDEKYTRHVYRMPFEGEWTVAWGGINTMLNYHYEYPAQRYAYDLFIVRGGASLEGDPKDNASYFAFGQPVVAPLGGKVVKVMDGHPDNVPFDKPLTEEAAGNHVVIDHGNGEYSVLAHFKKDSIVVKEGDTVKQGDRLGLCGNSGKSSDAHIHFQVSDSPSLEEGASLRIRFEDGSEPVRGDQVQGQNKR is encoded by the coding sequence ATGAAGAAACGATCTCTCGCCGTATGCATGTTAGCCTTCTTGTCCGTAACCGCCATGAGCGGTTGCGCGGGGAATACAGGCAGTCAGAAGGAGAATCCGGCGGAGGAGGCCGGCATTGTCAAGGAAAAGGAACCGGATTCCGGTGAGAACCGAAAAGCTCACGAACAGCCGCAGCAAAAAACAGAGGGGCTAGAGACGCAGGTCCAAGAGGCGTTGAACGGCGATGATGTCAGCGGCTGGATCGCCGCTCATGAGGGTTCCAAGCTGTATGAGCATTTCTCGCCGGAGTTCCAGGAGAAAGTAACCGCGGAGGATATCGATAAGCTGCTTCGCCGAGCCTGGAAAAAGGGAGAGACTCCGGTTCAAATCTCACGGCTTGCGGCAAACGGCACGGACACATACGTATGGAGCAGCGAGGACGGCAAGATGTACTTGACCGCCATCCTGCACGAAGGCCGGATTCACGGCCTGCTCCTGCTACCGTCCGACCCCCGGGCTACGGATGAGAAGTATACGCGCCATGTCTACCGAATGCCGTTCGAAGGGGAGTGGACGGTCGCCTGGGGAGGAATCAACACGATGCTGAACTATCATTATGAATATCCAGCGCAGCGGTATGCGTATGATTTGTTCATCGTGCGCGGCGGGGCCAGCCTGGAAGGAGATCCGAAGGACAACGCCAGCTACTTCGCGTTCGGGCAGCCCGTCGTGGCACCGCTTGGCGGCAAGGTAGTCAAGGTAATGGACGGGCATCCGGACAATGTGCCGTTCGACAAGCCGCTAACGGAGGAAGCAGCAGGCAATCACGTCGTCATCGATCACGGCAACGGCGAATACAGCGTGCTGGCCCATTTCAAAAAGGACTCCATTGTTGTGAAGGAAGGCGATACGGTGAAGCAGGGCGATCGGCTTGGCCTGTGCGGCAATTCCGGCAAATCATCGGATGCCCATATCCACTTCCAGGTGTCCGACAGCCCTTCCCTGGAGGAAGGGGCGTCGCTTCGGATCCGGTTCGAGGATGGAAGCGAGCCGGTTCGGGGAGACCAGGTGCAGGGGCAAAACAAGCGGTAA
- a CDS encoding response regulator transcription factor has protein sequence MNIYEGRILIVEDDSAIGKMVRTVLGKEGFTDVVCVASGEEAVRYCASHPVHLIVLDVMLPGKSGFELAPFLREATDAPIIFVTARTTDLDKLTGFALGGDDYMTKPFNPLELAARVKAQLKRYLASAGKPAPEPKAAPAARYVYGRFSVDEAAGELRVDGIPVECPAMVFQLLLFFCRHPNRMFTRQELYERVWGCDAMSDDNTVMVHIHRIRERIEEVPGRPRLLVTVRGMGYKLVPPEQDGGGRSSGRPGL, from the coding sequence ATGAATATATATGAAGGCCGAATTTTGATCGTGGAAGACGACTCCGCCATTGGCAAAATGGTGAGAACGGTCCTTGGGAAGGAGGGGTTTACGGATGTGGTATGCGTAGCAAGTGGAGAAGAGGCTGTCCGGTATTGCGCCAGCCACCCCGTCCATTTGATCGTGCTGGATGTGATGCTTCCCGGAAAAAGCGGCTTCGAGCTGGCTCCGTTCCTGCGTGAGGCGACCGATGCCCCGATTATATTCGTGACGGCCCGGACGACGGATTTGGACAAGTTGACCGGCTTTGCGCTAGGCGGGGACGATTATATGACGAAGCCGTTCAACCCGTTGGAACTGGCGGCGCGGGTCAAGGCGCAGCTCAAGCGTTATCTGGCATCGGCGGGGAAGCCGGCTCCGGAACCGAAGGCGGCTCCGGCCGCCCGCTATGTCTATGGAAGATTCTCGGTCGACGAGGCGGCTGGCGAGCTCCGGGTCGACGGAATCCCGGTGGAATGTCCGGCGATGGTGTTCCAGCTGCTGCTGTTCTTCTGCCGGCATCCGAACCGGATGTTCACGAGGCAGGAGCTGTATGAACGGGTATGGGGCTGCGACGCGATGAGCGATGACAATACCGTCATGGTCCATATCCACCGCATCCGCGAACGGATCGAAGAAGTGCCGGGGAGGCCCCGCCTCCTCGTCACGGTGCGCGGCATGGGCTACAAGCTGGTGCCGCCGGAGCAGGACGGCGGCGGACGGTCAAGCGGGAGGCCCGGCCTATGA